The genomic stretch CTGCACGCCGGCATCCAGCGCGCGCGCAAGGTGCAGGCCGATCGCGCCGAGCCCCGCGATGCCGACTGTCAGGTCCTGTGCCATATGCGCCTCCGTGAATTGCGGCGCGGCGGTAGCACGGCGGCGCGGCGCTGTCAGCGCGGGGCGCCATCCACGATGCGGCGCGACACGAAGGACGAGGCGGCGACGCCGAGCCACACCGCCGCGGTGACGAAGCGTGCGATGCGCCGGGCGGGGTCGTCCTCGAGCAGCGCGCCCATGCCGATATTCGCCGTCGCGATGAACACGCCGAGCCACAGGAACAGCGTGAGCTGACGGCGGTAGGCCACCCGGAATTCGTCGCGGGTGCCGCGGAAGCGCGGCCGGGTCCAGCCGCCGGCGACCTTCCGCGCCTCGATGGGCTGCCAGATGGTCAGCACGACGCCGCAGATCAGGGCGATCAGTTCCAGCATGGTGGCCTCCGCCGCGCATCACAGCATGGCGCGCGGCGGGCCTCCAGGGCAGGGCGTTATTCTTCCTTGAAGCCGTAGGCCGGGATGCCCTGCTCGGCGCCGTAGTACTTGTAGGGCAGGAACTTGCCGGTCATCTCGATCTTCACGCGGTCGCCCTTCTCGTGCGCCATGCGTTCGAAGTGGAAGTCGAAGTCGATGGCGGACATGATGCCGTCGCCGAATTCCTCCTCGATCAGCGCCTTCCAGGCCGGGCCGTTGACCATCACCATTTCGTAGAAGCGGTAGATCAGCGGGTCGGTCGGCGGCATCTGCGTGCCGCGATGGGGCACTTCGTTGAGCATGCGCTCCTCGACCTCGGTCAGGCCGAACAGCGTCGCGGCCTTCTTCGCCAGCGGCTTGACCAGCTTCATCTGGCCGAGCAGCGCGCCCACGATCATGGTCGGCGACATGCCGCCGATCTCGTCGCAGATGTGCTTCCAGGTCCAGTTCTTCTCGCGCTTGATGTCGAGGATCTTCTCCGTGAGTTGCGCACGGGTCATGGCGTTCTCTCCTTGTGTGAAGGGTCGTCTATTCGGCGGCGAGCGGCGGCGGTTCGGCCACCGCGGGGGTGACTTCCGGCACGCCGCGCGGCGACCAGCCTGGCGGGGGCGCCTTGGCGTCGAACGCCTTCGATCGCGTGATCAGGAAGTCGAGCACGTGGTCGCGCAGCGCGTGGTAGCCGGGCATGTGGTGCAGGGTCGCGCGCGTGCGCGGCTTGGGCAGGGTGTTCACCACCACCTCGGCGATGCGCGCGCCGGGGCCGTTGGACATCAGCAGGATGCGGTCGGCCAGCAGGATCGCCTCGTCCACGTCATGCGTGATCATGAAGGCGGTCTGCTGGGTTTCGGTCACCAGCCGCGCGACCTCGTCCTGCAGCGACCCGCGCGTGAGCGCATCGAGCGCGCTGAAGGGCTCGTCCATCAGCAGCATCTTCGGGTTCAACGCCAGCGCGCGGGCGATGCCCACGCGTTGCTTCATGCCCCCTGAGAGTTCCGCCGGCTTGCGGTCGGCGGCATGGGTCAGGCCGACGCGCCTCAGCGCCTCGCGCGCCGCCGCGTCGCACTTGCCGCGCGACCAGTCGCGATGGCGGCAGGACAGCGCGAAGGCGACGTTCCCGGCGGCCGTCATCCAGGGCATCAGCGCATGGCCCTGGAAAATCACGGCGCGGTCGAGCGAGGGGCCGGAGATCTCGGTCCCGTCGACGATCACCGCGCCCTCGTCGGGGGTTTCCAGCCCCGCGAGAATGTTCAGGATGGTGGTCTTGCCGCAGCCTGAATGGCCGACCAGACAGACGAATTCACCGCGCGCCACGCCGAACCAGACATCCTCGAAGATGGTGGTGGGGCCGTAGCGCCGGGCGATGCCCTCCACGCTGACGTAGGTGGTCATGGCGCTACTCCCGCCACGCCACGGCATGCGCGACCAGCCCGAGCAGCCGGTCCAGCAGCAGCCCCACCACGCCGATCATCAGGATGGCGATGACGATGTCGGCGATCGACAGGTTGTTCCACTGGTTCCAGACCCAGTAGCCGATGCCCGTGCCGCCGACCAACATCTCCGCCGCCACGATCACCAGCCAGGCGATGCCGATGGAGATGCGCATCCCGGTCACGATCGTGGGCGCGGCCGCGGGCAGGATGACGCGGATCGCGGTCTTCGAGGTGCCCGCTTCCAGCGTGCGCGCCACGTTCAGCCATTCGCGGCGCACCGACGCCACGCCGAAGGCGGTGTTCAGCAGCATCGGCCAGATCGAGCAGATGAAGATCACGAAGATCGACGAGATCGCGCTGTCCTTGATGGTGTAGAGCGCCAACGGCATCCACGCCAAAGGCGAGACCGGCCGCAGCACCTGGATGAAGGGGTTCAGCGCGGCGTTGAGCAGTGGTGACATGCCGATCAGGAAGCCCAGGGGGATCGCCACGATCGCGGCCAGCGCGAAGCCGGCGCCGACGCGCAGCAGCGAATAGGCGATCTGCACGCCAATCCCCTGGTCGTTGGTGCCGCGTACGTAGAAGGGGTCGGCCAGCAATTCGACCAGGCGCTTGCCGATCGCCGACGGCCCGGGCATCGGCGTGGTGCCGCCCTGCGCCGCCGCCTGGCCGAGCAGCGCGGCGTATTCAGGGTCCACCGCCGCCCCGCTGCCGGCGACCGGCAGCACGGCGTATTCCCAGGCCATCAGCAGCACGGCCAGGATCAGCAGCGAGACGCTCGCCGCCCGCCAGAAGGGAACCTTGGCTGCCATGGATCAGGTGCGGATCGCGCGTTCGGTCCAGGCCGCCGGGTTCGCCGGGTCGAAGGGCTTGCCCATGATAGTCTCGATGCGCATCGGGCTGGCGGGAACGGGCAGGCCCTGGTCGCGCATCGCGCGCCCGGCATCGAGGGCGAGAAACACCTGCTCGGCCACCTGGGCGTAGTCGACATCGCGCTGCAACTGACCCCAGCGGCGCATCTGCGTCATGATCCAGATCGCCATGGAATGCCACGGGAAGGGGTCGAAGCCGATGCGGTCGGGCACGCGCTGCACGCGGCCCAGGCCATCGGCGAAGGTGCCGGTCAGCACCTGCTCGACAACCGTGGGCGGCTGGTTGAGGTAGTTCTGCCCGGCGATCGCCTGCGCCACCTCGCGCCGGTTCTCGGGCTTGTTGGAATAGGCGGTTGCCTCGACGATTGACCGCATCAGCGCCGCGAAGGTGTTGGGCGTATCGGTGATCATGGCGCGCGGCACGGCGAAGGCGCAGCACGGATGCCCGTCCCACAATTCCTTGGTCAGGATGTGGATGAAGCCGACGCCGTCGAACACCGCGCGCTGGTTGAACGGATCGGGGCCGAGGAAGCCGTCGATGTTGTCGGCGCGCAGATTGGCGACCATCTCGGGCGGCGGCACGGACCGGATCTGCACGTCGCGGTCGGGGTCGATCCCGTTCTCCGCCAGGTAGTGGCGCAGCAGGTAGTTGTGCATCGAGAAGTCGAAGGGCACGGCAAAGCGGAAGCCCTTCCAGTCGCGCGGGTTGCGCTTCTCGCGATGCTTGGTCGCCAGCGTGATGGCCTGGCCGTTGATGTTCTCGATCGCCGCCACCGCGAAGGGCTGCGGCTGGCCGACACCGACGCCGAGCGACATCGCCACGGGCATCGGGGCCAGCATGTGCGCCGCATCGTATTCGCGCGCGATGGCGCGGTCGCGGATCACCGCCCAGCCGGCCGTGCGGATGACCTCCACGTTCAGCCCGTGGCGCGAATAGAAGTTCATCGGATGCGCCATGATGATTGGCGTGGCGCAGGTGATCGGGATGAAGCCGATCTTGAGGTCGCGCTTCTCCGGCGCGCCGGTCGCCTGCGCCATCGCCTCGCGCGCGGTCGCCAGCGGGAAAACGCTCTCGATCGCCGCCACCAGCGTGCCGGCGCCGAACAGGCGCAGCATGGCGCGGCGCGTCGCATCTTCGGGGAAGACGGCCTTCATCACCGCGAGTTCGGCGGCTTCGCCCAGCGCGCCGGTGCCGTCGGCGGGCGCGTTGGCGGCGTCGCAGGCGAGGCCAGGTGCATGCACGGCGCCGCAGCCGCATGCGTCGAGCCGTGACTCGGCCGAGAAGGGATTGCTGAAGATACGCGCCATGGTGGCCTCCCGGTGACGCGGCCGATCTGGCCGTTGCCCCGGCGGGAGCAAGGGCCGTGCCGCCTACCGAATCGCCAGCCGCGCCCGGGCGTGACCGGCTCGTGGCTTTGTCGTTGTGCGTTTTGCTTAATTTTTGCGCATTTAGGTGGTGCGGCAGCCACCCGGCTTGACGCCGCGCGGCAGCAGGCACACCACACGCCCCGCTTCCGGACCCCCTGCCCCATGTCTTTCGATACCCTGCCCGCGCCGCTGCTGGCTGCGCTCTCCGCCCGCGGCTATGCCCAGCCCACCCCCGTCCAGGCTGCCGTGCTGCAGCCGGAGGCCGCCGGGCGCGACCTGCTGGTCTCGGCCCAGACCGGGTCCGGCAAGACCGTCGCCTATGGCCTGGCCCTGGCACCCGAGCTGATCGGCGAGGCCCCGCGCCTGCCGCCGGCCGGCGCCCCGCTGGCGCTGGTGGTCGCACCCACGCGCGAACTGGCCTTGCAGGTGAAGGCGGAACTGACCTGGCTCTTCGCCCCGGCCGGCGGGCGGGTCGTCTCCTGCGTCGGCGGCATGGACCCCGTGGCGGAACGCCGGCTGCTCTCCCAGGGCACGCACATCGTGGTCGGCACGCCCGGGCGCCTGCGCGACCACCTGGAGCGCGGCAACCTGGCCCCGGCCGCGCTGCGCGCCGTGGTGCTGGACGAGGCGGACGAGATGCTCGACCTCGGCTTCAAGGAGGAGTTGGAGGCGATCCTCGAGGAGACGCCGGCCGAACGCCGCACGCTGATGTTCTCGGCCACCGTGCCGCGCGGCATCGCCGCACTTGCCAAGGGCTACCAGCGCGACGCGCTGCGCATCGAGGTGGCGTCCGAAGGTGGCCAGCATGGCGACATCGACTACCGCGCCGCCGTCGTCGCACCGCACGAGATCGAGCGTGCCGTGGTGAATATCCTTCGCCTCGAGGATGCGCGCATTGCCATGGTGTTCTGCGCGACCCGCGCGACGGTGACGCGGCTGCAGGGCAACCTGTCGGAACGCGGCTTCTCGACCGTGGCGCTGTCGGGCGAACTCTCGCAGGCCGAACGCAATCGCGCCCTGCAGAGCCTGCGCGACGGCCGTGCGCGCGTGTGTGTCGCGACCGACGTCGCGGCGCGCGGCATCGACCTGCCGGACCTCGGCCTGGTGATCCATGCCGAATTGCCGCGTGACCCGGAGACGCTGCTGCACCGGTCGGGGCGCACCGGGCGGGCCGGGCGGAAGGGCGTGTCGGTGCTGCTGGTGCCTCATACGCGGCGCGGGCTGGCGCAGCGGCTGCTGGGCGCGGCGCGGGTGACCGCGACCTGGGCGCCGGCGCCCTCGGCCGAGGCAATCCGCGCGCGCGATGCGGAGCGGTTGTCGGCCCAGGTGGTCGCGCTGGCCGCCGAGGAACCGGCCGAGGAAGACCTGGCCGTCGCGCAGGCGCTGCTGGCCGACCCCGCCCTGGCCGAGGGCGGCGCGCAGGCGTTGGCCGCCGCGCTGGTGCGCGTGCTGCGCGCACCCCTGCCCGCGCCCGAGGAACTGACCGAGTTCAACGACCGCCCCGCGGTGCGCGACCGCCGTGACGCGACGCCGCGCACGGCGCATGACGGCGCGCGCGAAGCCCCGCCGAACCGCGAGCCCGGCGGCCAGGAAGGCATCTGGTTCCGCATGGATGTGGGTCGCAACGGCAATGCCGACCCGCGCTGGTTGCTGCCCTTCCTGTGCCGGCGCGGCCACGTCACGCGCCAGGAGATCGGGCGCATCCGCATCCTGGGCCGCGAGACGCAGTTCGAGGTCGCCCCCTATGCCGCCGCCCGCTTCGCCGCCGCGGCGCGCCGCGCCGAGGGCGAGGACGCGCACATCAAGGTCGAACCCATGCAGCCGGTGAAGGGCCCGCCGCGCCTGTCGCGCCGGCCCGAGGCGGCGCGGGCGGGCGCGGGCCGCAGCGATGCCGGCCCGCGCCCGGCGCCGAAACGTCGGCCCTGACGAACCGGACCGCGGCAGCGCGCAGGACGCGCGCCGCGCCGGCATTGCGGTACGCTAGACGACCGGCGAGGACCCGCCATCCACGTTGATGGCCGTGCCCGTCACGTAGCCGCCCATGTCGGAGGCCAGCAGCAGCGCCATGGCCGCGAATTCCTCGGCCTTGCCGATGCGCCCGAGCGGCACCGGCTTGCCCTGTTCGGCCTTCCATTCTTCCCAGGAGATGTTGCGCTTCTCCTGCGCGTGGCGGCGCACCCACTGGTCGCTCTCGATGATGCCGACCAGCATGGCGTTCACCAGCACGTTGTGGGGGGCGAACTCGTTCGCCAGCGCCTTGGTCAGCGCCATGCCGGCGGCGCGCGAGACGGAGGTCGGCGTGCTGGTCGCCTTGGGCGCCTTCGCGCCGATGTTCAGCACATTGATGATGCGGCCCCATTTCCGGTCGCGCATGCCGGGCAGCACGTGGCGGCACAGCCGAACGGCCGCGAACAGCTTGAGGTCCAGGTCGTCCTGCCAGAGCGCGTCCGACACGTCGAGGAACGGGCCCCGCTGGGAGGTGCCGGCATTGTTCACCAGGATGTCGACCTGGCCGAGCGCGCGCACGGCGCCGTTATAGGCCTGCTCGCAGCCTTCCACCGTGCGGATGTCGCAGGCTATGGCGACGACCTTGGCGGTCGGCGCGGCTTCGCGGATTTCGGCCTCGCCACGCGCCAGCGCCTCGGCACCACGGGCGACCAGGGCCACGTTGCCGCCGGCCTGGGCGAAGGCTTTGCCCATCGCGAGGCCGAGGCCCTTCGACCCGCCGGTGATGAGCGCGCTTCGCCCGTTCAGTGAAAGCTGCATGGATGTTTCCCCCGTGGATGCACGGCGCATCCTGACCGGAACGCCGGCGCGCGCAAGCAAGGGGGAAAGGGTGGGGCGACCAACGGGACTCGAACCCGTGACATCCAAGACCACAACCTGGCGCTCTACCAACTGAGCTATGGCCGCCACCGAGGGGGCGGGGAATAGGGCCGCAGGGCCTGTTCCGTCAACCGCGCCCGTGCGTGCATGGCTGCCCTGCGCCATCACCATTGCCGCGCGTTGATGCAGCGCAACATCATGGGGTCGACACGGAGACTGCCCATGACCCTGCCCTCCGCCGCCAGACGCGCCGCCCTGCCGGCCGGGCTGCTGATCGCCTGCGCGGTCATGGGTGCGATGCTGGCCATGGGGCTGAGGCAATCCTTCGGCCTGTTCCTCGCGCCGATGACGCAGGCGCATGCCTGGACGGCCTCGGGGTTCGCGTTCGCCATCGCGCTGCAGGTGCTGCTGAACGGCGTGAGCCAGCCGATCACCGGGCAATTGGCCGACCGCTTCGGCGGACGCAACGTCATCATCGGGGGCGCGCTGCTCTATGCCGCCGGCATCCTGGGCATGGCGTTTTCAACCGGCCTCCCCCTGTTCACGTTCTTCGCCGGCGTGGTGATGGGGATCGCGGTCTCGGCGGCGGGCATGCCGACCATCATCGCCAGCATGACGCGCATGCTGCCGGAGACTATGCGCGGGCGCGCCGTGGGGCTGGGGACGGCGGGTTCGTCGGCTGGCCAGTTCCTGGTGGTGCCGCTCGCGGGGCTCGGGATCTCGGGCTTCGGCTGGCAATGGGCGCTGATCGCTATGGCGGTGGCCGCGCTGCTGATGATCCCGCTGGCGCTGCCGCTGTCGGACAAGCCGGCGCCGGTGGCCGCCAATGCGCCGGCAGCGGATACCGAGACGGCCGGGGCGGCCCTGAAGCGCGCGCTCGGCGACCGGTCCTTCTGGTGCCTGTTCTTCGGCTTCTTCGTCTGCGGCCTGCATGTCTCGTTCCTGACCGTGCACCTGCCGGGCTTCGTGCATTCCTGCGGGCTGCCGCTGTATGTCGGCGCCGGGGCCATCTCGTTGATCGGGTTGTTCAACATCGGCGGGTCGCTGCTGTCGGGCGAACTGACGCAGCGGTGGAAGCGGCGCGAATTGCTGGTGTGCATCTATGCCGGGCGCGCCGTGGTGATGACCGGCTTCCTGCTGGCCGAGAAGACCACCGTATCGGTCATGGTGTTCTCGGCGGTGATGGGCGTGCTGTGGCTGTCCACCGTGCCGCCCACCGTGGCGCTGTGCGCGCGCAACTGGGGCACGCGCTGGCTCGCGACCATCTTCGGGCTGGTGTTCCTCGGCCACCAGATCGGCGGCTTCACCGGCGCCTTCCTGGGCGGCGTGGTGTTCGACCGTACCGGCAGCTACGACCTGATGTGGGTGCTGGGCATCCTGGCCGCGGTCTTCGCCGCGCTGATCCACATGCCGGTGCGCGACGACCCTCCGCGCGCGGTGCCTGCGCCCGCGTGATCTGAATGCCGCACCGGCCCGCTCCTCCTCGCGGCCACCGACGTGACGAAGGCGCGCTCTTCGCGCGACGCGCGCATCCTTGGTGGGTGGCCGGGAAAGGGAAGCGGGCCGGTGCCGAACGCACAAGCGTGCCGGCCTGACGCCCGCTTGCCCCGGCGCCCCATGTGGGGCCATACCGGCCCCCCCGCGTTCCGGAGGCCGTCCCATGAAGCGCCGTCTTGCCTGCAGCCTCATCCTCGCCACGCCGTTCCTGGCCGCGCCGGCCATCGCGCAGGGGCCGGTGGCGCCGCATGAATGGCTATTCGGATCCTGGACGGGCGGGATGTTCCCCGCCGCGGACACCATCGGCCCTCGCTGCACCGCGCAGCCGACCGTGATCTTCACCCGCGACGTGGTGCTGCGGTCCGGCCTGCTGGACCCCGCCTATCGGCAGCGCATCATCGAGACGGTGGTGACGCGCGCCGATGGCGCGACGTTCCGCTTCTCCCCGGTGGTGCCGCCCGGCGCGAGTGCCGCGCGCCTGCCGCCCGACATCGCCTTCGGCTGCCCCGCCGGACCCGATGTGCTGGAGGTGCGCCGCATCGGCCCCGACGAGATCGTCTTCCCCGATTGCCGCGACATGCCTTCCCCGCTGCGCCGATGCGGCAGCCCGGAGCGATGAGCGCGGCACACCCCAGGCGCATCGCGCTGATCCACGCGCTGCGCCATTCGCCACCGCCGATCGAGGCCGCCTTCGCGCGGCTGTGGCCCGGCCAGGTGCTGATGAACCTGATGGATGACAGCCTGTCCGCCGACCTGGCGCGGGACGGTTCGCTCACGCCGCGCATGACCGAACGCTTCCTGACGCTGGCGCGCTATGCCGCGGGCACCGGGGCGGATGCCATCCTGTTCACCTGTTCGGCATTCGGTCCCTGCATCGAGGCCTGCGCGGCCGACCTCGCGCCCATGCCCGTGCTGAAGCCGAACGAGGCGATGATCGAGGAAGCCATCACCAAGGGGACGCGCATCGGACTGCTGGTGACCTTCCCGGGCACCATCCCGTCCATGATCCCGGAATTCCCTGCCGGAATCACGGTCGTGCCGAAGGTGGCCGAGGGCGGGCTGGCCGCACTCGATGCCGGGGACCTGGTCACGCATGACCGCCTGGCCGAGGAAGCCGCGCGGGCGCTCGCGGATTGCGATGCCATCGCGCTCGGCCAGTTCTCGCTGGCGCGGGCGAAGCAGCATGTGGAACGCGCGACCGGAAAGCCGGTGCTGACCACGCCGGACAGCGCGGTGCTGAAGCTCAAGCGCCTGCTGGGGGGCTGATCAGCCGCGCTTTCCCCACGGGGATGCGGCCGGGGGCGCGGGCTGGCCGGGCGGCGCGCCGCCCTGCGCCGGGCCTTGCCACCACGGCGCAGGGACCGGCAGAGGTACGCCGGGAAGCGCGCCCGCAGCCGCGCCCGGCGGAATCTGCACAGTCGCGTCCTCCGCTGCCGCCTGCTGCGCCCAGGCCGGCGTTTCCTCGATCGCCGGGCGTTCGATGCGACCGGGGTCCCGCCCGCCGGCGAATTTCACCAGCGCCTCGACCCGCGAGCCGATCGGCGGATGCGTCGCCATCAGCGACGACAGCGCGCTGTCGGACGCATCCTCGAGGAACAGCGCGCGCACCTGGGGCGAGACCTCCGGCATGTCGGCATTGCCCTCGACCTTGCGCAGCGCCGAGATCATCGCGTCGGGGTCCGATGTCAGTTCGACGGCGCCGGCATCGGCGAGGAATTCCCGGTTGCGCGACAGCGCCATGCGCAGCGCGGTGGCCAGCAGCCAGGCCAGGCTGATCATCAGCACGCCGATCAGCGCGACCCAGCCGCCGTTGCGGGAATTGGTGTTGACCCGCCAGCCGCCGCTGTCCTCCTGCGTGGCGCGCCCCGCGCGCGCGATGCGCCGCCCACGCGTCATGGAATCGAAGCCGAGCGAGATCACGCCCACGAAGACCGCAGCGATCAGCCCGAGCCGCGCATCGCCGTTGCGGATATGCGCGAGTTCGTGTGCCAGCACCGCGGCGAGTTCGCGGTCATCGAGCGCATCAACGAGGCCGCGCGTGACAGTGACGGCGCCCTTGTCGCGCGTGAGGCCGGCGGCATAGGCGTTCATCGCCGGTGTCTCGATGACCGCAAGCCGCGGCATGCGCATGCCGCGCGAGATGCACAAATTCTCGAGCAGGTTCCACAGCCGAGGTTCCTCGGCGCGGGTGACCGGGTGCGCGCCGGTCGCCCAGTCCAGGATCCTGTTGTGCGCGACCCAGGCGATGGCGAACCAGATGATCGCCACGCCCCAGGCCACGACATACAGCCAGGGCAGGTTGCGCAGGGTGTCGCGGAAGGCGCGGTCGATGTTCTGCTGGTCGGCGGCGAAGACCAGGCCGACACCGAAGGCCATCAGCGCCAGCAGCAGCGGAAAGCCGGCCAGCAGCAGCATCGACCGCCAGGCGGTGTTCCACGCATGGGTACGCAGGCCGAATGCCTGCATGGCGGCGGCCTAGAGCATCGCCCGCTCAAACGGAGCCGTTTGAGCGGGTAAAGATGCTCGCAAGATCGGAAGGCTAGAGAGCATGACGTAAGCCCTTGCGCACGGACTGCGCTCTAGAACTTCACCTGGGGGCTGGCCTGCACCGCGGCGCGCTCGGCCTCGGGCAGTTCAAAGAAGCCGCGCTGCTGGAAGCCCATCGACTTCGCAAAGAACACGGCCGGCACGCTTTCCGTCATCGCGTTGTATTCGGCCACGGACGAATTGTAGAAGCGCCGGGCGGCGGCGATCTTGTTCTCGATATCCGACAATTCGCCCTGCAGCGACAGGAAGTTCTGGTTGGCCTTGAGGTCGGGATAGGCCTCGCTCAAGGCGAAAAGCCGACCGAGCGCGGCGCCGAGCTGGCCTTCCGCCGGCCCTGCCGCGGCCGGGCCCTGGGCCTGCGCGCTGACCGCATTGTTGCGCGCCTGGATCACGGCATCGAGCGTGGTCTTCTCGTGCGCGGCATAGCCCTTCACGGTCTCGACCAGGTTGGGGATGAGATCGTGGCGCTGCTTCAGCTGCACATCCACGTCAGACCAGGACTGGCCGGTGACCTGCCGGAGCGTGACGAGGCGGTTGTAGATGACCACCAGCCAGCCGACCAACACGACGACGATGCCGAGGAGGACCCATTCCATGCCGCGCGATCCTTGTCTTCCGGGGGGGCGAGCCAAGACTGTAACGGCGCCGCAGGATCGCGCCAGCCACCCTGATCACACCACCGTGCTTGCGGTGCCGTCACGCGTTTGTGTATAGTCCTGACGGCTCAATTG from Roseomonas fluvialis encodes the following:
- a CDS encoding MFS transporter, with the protein product MTLPSAARRAALPAGLLIACAVMGAMLAMGLRQSFGLFLAPMTQAHAWTASGFAFAIALQVLLNGVSQPITGQLADRFGGRNVIIGGALLYAAGILGMAFSTGLPLFTFFAGVVMGIAVSAAGMPTIIASMTRMLPETMRGRAVGLGTAGSSAGQFLVVPLAGLGISGFGWQWALIAMAVAALLMIPLALPLSDKPAPVAANAPAADTETAGAALKRALGDRSFWCLFFGFFVCGLHVSFLTVHLPGFVHSCGLPLYVGAGAISLIGLFNIGGSLLSGELTQRWKRRELLVCIYAGRAVVMTGFLLAEKTTVSVMVFSAVMGVLWLSTVPPTVALCARNWGTRWLATIFGLVFLGHQIGGFTGAFLGGVVFDRTGSYDLMWVLGILAAVFAALIHMPVRDDPPRAVPAPA
- a CDS encoding DEAD/DEAH box helicase — protein: MSFDTLPAPLLAALSARGYAQPTPVQAAVLQPEAAGRDLLVSAQTGSGKTVAYGLALAPELIGEAPRLPPAGAPLALVVAPTRELALQVKAELTWLFAPAGGRVVSCVGGMDPVAERRLLSQGTHIVVGTPGRLRDHLERGNLAPAALRAVVLDEADEMLDLGFKEELEAILEETPAERRTLMFSATVPRGIAALAKGYQRDALRIEVASEGGQHGDIDYRAAVVAPHEIERAVVNILRLEDARIAMVFCATRATVTRLQGNLSERGFSTVALSGELSQAERNRALQSLRDGRARVCVATDVAARGIDLPDLGLVIHAELPRDPETLLHRSGRTGRAGRKGVSVLLVPHTRRGLAQRLLGAARVTATWAPAPSAEAIRARDAERLSAQVVALAAEEPAEEDLAVAQALLADPALAEGGAQALAAALVRVLRAPLPAPEELTEFNDRPAVRDRRDATPRTAHDGAREAPPNREPGGQEGIWFRMDVGRNGNADPRWLLPFLCRRGHVTRQEIGRIRILGRETQFEVAPYAAARFAAAARRAEGEDAHIKVEPMQPVKGPPRLSRRPEAARAGAGRSDAGPRPAPKRRP
- the ntrB gene encoding nitrate ABC transporter permease, which codes for MAAKVPFWRAASVSLLILAVLLMAWEYAVLPVAGSGAAVDPEYAALLGQAAAQGGTTPMPGPSAIGKRLVELLADPFYVRGTNDQGIGVQIAYSLLRVGAGFALAAIVAIPLGFLIGMSPLLNAALNPFIQVLRPVSPLAWMPLALYTIKDSAISSIFVIFICSIWPMLLNTAFGVASVRREWLNVARTLEAGTSKTAIRVILPAAAPTIVTGMRISIGIAWLVIVAAEMLVGGTGIGYWVWNQWNNLSIADIVIAILMIGVVGLLLDRLLGLVAHAVAWRE
- a CDS encoding CmpA/NrtA family ABC transporter substrate-binding protein — its product is MARIFSNPFSAESRLDACGCGAVHAPGLACDAANAPADGTGALGEAAELAVMKAVFPEDATRRAMLRLFGAGTLVAAIESVFPLATAREAMAQATGAPEKRDLKIGFIPITCATPIIMAHPMNFYSRHGLNVEVIRTAGWAVIRDRAIAREYDAAHMLAPMPVAMSLGVGVGQPQPFAVAAIENINGQAITLATKHREKRNPRDWKGFRFAVPFDFSMHNYLLRHYLAENGIDPDRDVQIRSVPPPEMVANLRADNIDGFLGPDPFNQRAVFDGVGFIHILTKELWDGHPCCAFAVPRAMITDTPNTFAALMRSIVEATAYSNKPENRREVAQAIAGQNYLNQPPTVVEQVLTGTFADGLGRVQRVPDRIGFDPFPWHSMAIWIMTQMRRWGQLQRDVDYAQVAEQVFLALDAGRAMRDQGLPVPASPMRIETIMGKPFDPANPAAWTERAIRT
- the cynS gene encoding cyanase encodes the protein MTRAQLTEKILDIKREKNWTWKHICDEIGGMSPTMIVGALLGQMKLVKPLAKKAATLFGLTEVEERMLNEVPHRGTQMPPTDPLIYRFYEMVMVNGPAWKALIEEEFGDGIMSAIDFDFHFERMAHEKGDRVKIEMTGKFLPYKYYGAEQGIPAYGFKEE
- a CDS encoding aspartate/glutamate racemase family protein, which produces MSAAHPRRIALIHALRHSPPPIEAAFARLWPGQVLMNLMDDSLSADLARDGSLTPRMTERFLTLARYAAGTGADAILFTCSAFGPCIEACAADLAPMPVLKPNEAMIEEAITKGTRIGLLVTFPGTIPSMIPEFPAGITVVPKVAEGGLAALDAGDLVTHDRLAEEAARALADCDAIALGQFSLARAKQHVERATGKPVLTTPDSAVLKLKRLLGG
- a CDS encoding LemA family protein, encoding MEWVLLGIVVVLVGWLVVIYNRLVTLRQVTGQSWSDVDVQLKQRHDLIPNLVETVKGYAAHEKTTLDAVIQARNNAVSAQAQGPAAAGPAEGQLGAALGRLFALSEAYPDLKANQNFLSLQGELSDIENKIAAARRFYNSSVAEYNAMTESVPAVFFAKSMGFQQRGFFELPEAERAAVQASPQVKF
- a CDS encoding ABC transporter ATP-binding protein → MTTYVSVEGIARRYGPTTIFEDVWFGVARGEFVCLVGHSGCGKTTILNILAGLETPDEGAVIVDGTEISGPSLDRAVIFQGHALMPWMTAAGNVAFALSCRHRDWSRGKCDAAAREALRRVGLTHAADRKPAELSGGMKQRVGIARALALNPKMLLMDEPFSALDALTRGSLQDEVARLVTETQQTAFMITHDVDEAILLADRILLMSNGPGARIAEVVVNTLPKPRTRATLHHMPGYHALRDHVLDFLITRSKAFDAKAPPPGWSPRGVPEVTPAVAEPPPLAAE
- a CDS encoding SDR family NAD(P)-dependent oxidoreductase, which translates into the protein MQLSLNGRSALITGGSKGLGLAMGKAFAQAGGNVALVARGAEALARGEAEIREAAPTAKVVAIACDIRTVEGCEQAYNGAVRALGQVDILVNNAGTSQRGPFLDVSDALWQDDLDLKLFAAVRLCRHVLPGMRDRKWGRIINVLNIGAKAPKATSTPTSVSRAAGMALTKALANEFAPHNVLVNAMLVGIIESDQWVRRHAQEKRNISWEEWKAEQGKPVPLGRIGKAEEFAAMALLLASDMGGYVTGTAINVDGGSSPVV
- a CDS encoding M48 family metallopeptidase — its product is MQAFGLRTHAWNTAWRSMLLLAGFPLLLALMAFGVGLVFAADQQNIDRAFRDTLRNLPWLYVVAWGVAIIWFAIAWVAHNRILDWATGAHPVTRAEEPRLWNLLENLCISRGMRMPRLAVIETPAMNAYAAGLTRDKGAVTVTRGLVDALDDRELAAVLAHELAHIRNGDARLGLIAAVFVGVISLGFDSMTRGRRIARAGRATQEDSGGWRVNTNSRNGGWVALIGVLMISLAWLLATALRMALSRNREFLADAGAVELTSDPDAMISALRKVEGNADMPEVSPQVRALFLEDASDSALSSLMATHPPIGSRVEALVKFAGGRDPGRIERPAIEETPAWAQQAAAEDATVQIPPGAAAGALPGVPLPVPAPWWQGPAQGGAPPGQPAPPAASPWGKRG